Genomic window (Parabacteroides sp. FAFU027):
TCCTGACGGAACTGACGAATAGTTGTGTCTTTATCGATGATCAACAATTCGATATCAGCGATTTCTGCGAAGTCTTCCATCATCTCAGTTGTAAGAGAGAATGAGAAACAAGAGTGGTGAGTACCACCAGCCAAAATCCATGCACCTGCACCAATTTCGAAGTTAGGCATTGGTTTCCACAATGCACAAGCTACAGGAAGTTTAGGAAGAGCTTGTGGCTCGATTACCTCTACTTCATTCAGAATCATACGGAAACGGTTACCCATATCCACGATAGTAGTAGCAACACCTGTACCTTTGTGAGCCTGGAAAATCAAACGTGCACAAACACCTGCATCGCCAATTCCTAAGAAGTGTACTTCGATACGTGGTTTGTTACCTGCAATTTCAGGGTTGATTTCCAACATGTGAGACTGAAGGATAGAGCTGTTTTCACCGTCGAAGTTCAATACATAATCTTCAAGGAATGAGCAACCACCAGGAAGACCTTGTGCCATTACCCACATAGTACGTGACAATGCAGCAGATTTCCAGTCACCTTCAGCACCGAAACCGTAACCTTCTGCCATCAAACGCTGAGAAGCAAATCCCATCAACTGAGACATACCTTCCAATTCGTTGAAGCTGGTAGTAAACGCTTTAGCACCTTTTGACTCAAGGAAACGACGAAGACCGATTTCCTGAGCAGCAGCCTGACGTACAGAAACGTGTTTTTCAGTTCCTTTTTTGCAATCGTCAGCGAAGTCGTAGATTTTCTCGTAAACATCAACCAAAGCATCAATTTCCGCTTCAGTTACTGCTTCTACGAAAGGAACCAGTTTAGCGATAGGAGCGTTATCCACGTGGTAACCCAAACGGATTTCAGCTTCTACTTTATCACCATCAGTTACTGCTACGTTGTTCATGTTGTCACCGAAACGGATGATCAACATATCCTGTGAATCAGCCCAACCTGCACAAACGCGCATCCAGCCACCGATTTTATCGTGAGTTGATTTGTCTTTCCAGTAACCTACCACCACTTTGCGAGGTTTACGCAGACGGCTGGTGATGTGTCCGAATTCGCGGTCACCGTGAGCCGATTGGTTAAGGTTCATGTAATCCATGTCGATTTCGCCCCATGGAATTTGTTGGTCAAATTGAGTATGTAAGTGCAACAATGGTTTTTTGTAGTCCAAAAGACCGTGGATCCACATTTTAGCAGGAGAGAAAGTGTGCATCCAGGTGATCATACCGATACATTTGGTGTCACCGTTAGCAGCACGCATGATTTCAGCGATTTCTGCTGAAGAGTTTGCAGTTCCTTTATATACAACTTTTACAGGCAAGTTACCAGATTCGTTCAATCCTTTTACCATTTCGTTAGAGTGCGCGTCAACTTTTACAACTGCGTCACCTCCGTACAAAAGCTGAGCTCCTGTAACGAACCATACTTCATAATTTTCAAAAGCCATGATTATTGTTTTTTTAGTGTTAAGTATTTGATTTAATGCAATTAAGTCTGTTATGATTAAAACGGTTATTTCTGCCCGTAGTAAGCTCCCGGTCCGTGTTTACGGTAGAAGTGCTTGGTAATCAAATGGGGATTCATTTGCAATTGCGGATTAACGTTATATGCAATGAATGCCATTTTAGCCACCTGCTCCATTACCACTGCATTGTGAACAGCATCGTGCGCATCTTTACCCCAGGAGAATGGTCCGTGGTTTTTCACCAATACGCCCGGTACATAAACAGGGTTAATACCTTCGAAACGCTCGATGATTACGGTTCCGGTCTCTTTTTCGTATTCACCTGTCACTTCCGCTTCAGTCATCATGCGGGTACATGGAATCCCTTCTGCAAAGTAGTCAGCATGAGTAGTACCGATATTTGGAATATCACATCCTGCCTGCGCCCATGCAGTTGCATAGGTAGAGTGTGTGTGAACAACGGCTTTAATTCCGGGGAATGCTTTGTACAACTCCAGGTGAGTTGCTGTGTCAGATGAAGGTTTGAGAGTACCTTCCACTACTTTACCATCGAGGTCAACAACAACCATGTGTTCGGCTTTCATATCATCGTATGATACGCCTGAAGGTTTGATTACGACCAAACCGGATTCACGGTCAATTTCACTAACGTTTCCCCAGGTAAAGATTACCAAACCGTGCTTCACTAATTCGAGATTAGCCTGAAACACTTTTTCTTTGAGTTCTGCGAGCATTTTGAAATTGGTTAAATAAGTTTTTGTTTGCAAACGTCGGTTCCGAAAGGATTCGGATAAGTGAAGATGGTTCTTAAAACCATTAAGTGTGATTCTTACACTTATTCGACTCTGCAAAAGTAGAAATAAATGAAGATTGGGCAACCACCAAAGATTATGTTATGCAACACATTACGCAAAACGAACTTAAAGATGTTGAACAACACAAATACAACAACTCAAACACCTGTTTTTCAGACGCCTAAATTAAACCACAAGCTTTGACGGTTTGTTCGCTCTATTATATATTGTTTAGTGTAGCCCTTACACCTATCTTACAGATGCTATATTTTGTGTATATTTGCGCACATTTTTATGATTGAAAATAAATGAAGAATATCCGCAACTTTTGCATTATTGCTCACATTGACCACGGAAAAAGTACACTGGCTGACCGTCTGCTTGAATTTACGAAAACAGTAGAAGGAAAAGACCTTCAGGCGCAGGTACTCGATAATATGGATCTGGAACGCGAACGAGGCATCACCATCAAAAGCCACGCCATCCAGATGGAATACGTTTATCAAGGTGAAAAATATATCCTTAACCTGATTGACACTCCGGGACACGTTGACTTTTCATACGAGGTTTCCCGCTCGATTGCCGCCTGCGAAGGTGCATTGCTGATTGTTGACGCTACACAGGGAATCCAGGCGCAAACCATTGCCAACCTATACATGGCCATCGAGCATGACTTGGAAATTATCCCCATTGCCAACAAAGTGGACCTCGAAAGCGCCATGCCGGAAGAGGTGGAAGACCAAATCATCGAATTGCTGGGTTGCAAACGCGAAGAGATTATCCGTGCCAGTGGCAAAACCGGTATTGGCGTGGAAGACATTCTGGCCGCAATCGTAAACCGCGTTCCAGCTCCTAAAGGTGACCCGGAAGCCCCACTACAATGTCTTATTTTCGACTCTGTATTCAATTCTTTCCGCGGAATCATCGCTTATTTCAAAATTGTAAACGGCACTATCCGTAAAGGCGACAAGGTAAAATTCTTCTCTACAGGCAAAGAGTATGAGGCTGACGAAATCGGTGTACTTAAACTCAATATGGCTCCTCGCGAAGAGCTGGGAACAGGGGACGTAGGCTATCTGATCACCGGTATCAAGACCTCCAAAGAGGTGCGTGTTGGTGATACCATTACACATATTGCTAATCCTTGTAAAAGTGGAATCGCCGGTTTTGAAGAGGTAAAACCAATGGTATTTGCCGGGATTTATCCTATCGAAGCAGAAGACTTCGAAGATCTGCGTGCATCTTTGGAAAAACTCCAACTGAACGATGCCTCCCTGACTTTCCAGCCTGAATCATCACTGGCTTTGGGCTTCGGGTTCCGATGCGGTTTCCTTGGATTGTTGCACATGGAGATTATCCAGGAGCGTCTCGACCGCGAGTTCGATATGGACGTTATCACCACTGTTCCTAACGTTTCGTACCGCGTGTATGACAAACAGGGTATAATGTCGGAAGTGCATAACCCGTCCGGTCTCCCTGATCCTACTCATATCGAAAGTATCGAAGAGCCGTATATCCGAGCAACTGTCATCACTACCACAAACTTCATCGGACCGATCATGTCGCTTTGTCTCGGCAAGCGTGGTGAACTGCTCAAACAGGAGTACATCTCAGGTGACCGCGTGGAGATCATCTATGATATGCCATTGGGTGAAATTGTAATCGACTTTTACGATAAACTGAAGAGTATTTCGAAGGGGTATGCTTCATTTGACTACCACATCCACGACTTCCGTCCGTCGAAGCTGGTAAAACTGGACATCCTGCTTAACGGCGAATCGGTGGATGCCCTTTCTACACTAACTCACGTGGATAATGCTTACGGACTGGGACGTCGCATGTGTGAGAAACTGAAAGAGCTAATCCCGCGTCAGCAATTTGACATCGCTATCCAGGCTGCGATCGGAGCGAAAATTATCGCACGAGAAACCATCAAAGCGGTTCGTAAAGACGTAACTGCAAAATGTTATGGTGGTGATATTTCCCGTAAGCGTAAACTGCTCGAGAAACAGAAGAAAGGTAAAAAACGCATGAAACAGATCGGTTCGGTTGAGGTTCCGCAGAAAGCGTTCCTCGCAGTATTGAAACTGGATTAATATTGAAAATACAGCTTATTCATCAAATAAAAAAGGCACCAATTGGTGCCTTTTTTATTTGGATATATCCATTTACTCTTGACTCTCTTTTTTCTTTGCGAAATAAATCTTATAAAGCAAATAAACGATTCCTGCCATAAGGATTAAGCCCCAAAGCTTTACGATAAACAGGAACAATTCAGAAATAACCACCCAACCGACTTTAATTGCCTCCCAAAGCTTAAGGAAAAATCCGGGTTGGTACGCCTCTACATTTTTCTCATTTGGAATCAATTCATTTAACATTCCCTGACGCTGATAAACGGAGAGATTAATGGTGCTGTACTTCATCTGATCCTCCAGCGAGAGATTTTCCACAAATGCATTATCTGCTGCTTCCTGCTTGTTTTGCAGGGTCTCCTCGGCAGCTGCCGTTTCACCCAACTTCTTGCCACGGGTATCTATAGATTTTGCAAGTCGGGATTCTGCCGTTTTGGCACGCTTCTGTGTCAGCTTGTTGGTTAACACCTGAAGCGACACGTCATCAGCTTTAATGACTCGATAGTCAAGATAAGTAACCAGACAGGCTAATTGGCGTAACGTGGTATCCAGCTTCACATTAGGAACGCGCAATACCATATCGTTCGTTACTGTGTAATAGGTTGTCTCAAGCGTAGAATCGCTACTAATCTCGGTAGTCTTCACATTATCCTTATTACTGCTCAGATTCGTCGAAGCAACATAACCTCCCATCCGGGCAGTAATATCTTCAATAACTGTCGTTGCCTTTGCTACATTATTCACCCTGAACTTCAGATTCGCTGTCCGGATAAACTTATGAGTAGAATCACCGGGATTTTCAACTGCGGCAGAAGAACTCATATTAACAGTCGTAGAATCTGCCGCTGCCTCATAGCTCATTTTGTCTGCCGCTTTATTGCCACAACCGGTCAACAGTGCAATAACACCAAGAGAAAAGATAATTTGTCTGGTTTTCATAATAAACGATTTTTTAATTGTGTGATAGCTATTTCTTTTCGCAACCTAATTCAACGTTAACATCTGATACAATAAATAATTCTTACACCACTAATTTCACAAGAGAGCTAATCGAAGCGATTAACAAATGCAATTATACAAGTTTTATTTCTATATTTGCTTTCAATAGAACACTAAATTTAATCGGCGTTGATGTTTTTTACAATAACAAGAGAAGATCCGAATACTATGAAGAAAAAGATCTACCAATTCTGCACTTTGCTTTTACTAACCATATCAACACTTTACGCTCAGGATGCAAAAGTTCTAAAAATGACTCAATACTGTGAAATTGCAGACAATAAGCTCACTGAAACAGATACAATAACATTTGCCATATTCAATCGCAACGGAGAAGAGCACTGTCAAATCAGTATTCCTTATTCTAAAATGGAAAAGTTATCGGATATCAATGGATGGATTGATGACAGCCGTGGCAATAGGATAAGAAATCTTCGCAGTGCAGATATTTCCGATGCAAGTTATAGGAATGCAAGCTCGTTATACCAGGACGAATTCATCAAAACGCTCGTACTTAAGCATAATGTCTATCCTTACATTGTAACCTACACCTACCGGACAACCAGGAAGCAGTTTCTGTCAATTGCCGACTGGACTCCGGTCTATAACTATAGCATGCCGACTGACAAAGCGTCACTAACGATTAAAGTACCCAGGAACTACGATATTAGATTCAAAGAAAATGGTATTCAATCTCATAAAATTGATAGTTTGCCCGGGCAAATCAAACATATCTGGACTGCAACTTATACACAGCCCATACTTTCCGAAAAGTACAGCATTGACAGAGAGGAACTGACACCCTATGTAAAAGTAGTACCCAGACACTTTATCTATGGTGTGGAAGGTGAGCTTCAGAGCTGGGAATCCTTCGGCAACTGGTATTGGCGCCTGACCAAAGGATTAAACGATTTATCAGCTCAGGACAAAGAGCAAGTGCAAGAGCTCACCCGCGGCATCACGGATAAAAAGGAGATGATCAGAAAAATCTATCATTTCATGCAGGACCAGACCCGCTACATCAATATTTCTCTTAACATCGGGGGACTTAAACCCTACCCGGCCTCCTATGTATCAACCAACAAATATGGTGACTGCAAAGCATTGAGTAATTATATGAAGTCATTGCTCGAGAGCGTCGGTATCCCGTCTTATCTTACGATCATCGAAGGAGATCATTTACCTAAAAAGGTTTTGAAAGATTTCCCATCCAGTCAGTTTAATCATGTGATCCTTACCGTTCCACTGGATAAAGACACTTTATATCTGGAAAACACAAGTAATATCCATCCCTTCGACTTTACCGGAGCATTTATCCAAAACAGGGAAGCACTATTGATAAGGGAAAAGGGAAGTAAGCTTATTCATATTCCGGCTTTTAGCAGCAAAAAGGGGGAAAACGACAGAACTATCAATATTCACTTAAGCAAAACGGGAAATGCCGATGCTGATCTGAGTTTCCGATTCCGTGGGTATAATTTTGACCTCTTCAATAGCCTGAAGTCGGATTACAATCAGGATTTTCAGGATAGACAGGTGAGAGAATATCTGCCTTTAAGCAATTACGAAGTGATCAGTTGGGACTTAACCAAAGCAGACCGCGATAGCGCTTTCATCACGCTCAACACCAAAGTAAATCTGTACAAGTATCTGAAGCCCATCGGAAATGAATTTTATTTCAGCCTTCTCCCCATTGGCACCCTTGGATTTGAGACTCCTCAAAGCCGAACTTTGGCGGTATCACTTCCTTTTCCAATTTCATATACAGATACCATCAACTTCATTTTCCCCGACGGTTATAAACTTAAGAATCTTCCCGAGACACAAACCATGCAAAGTAAATATGGCAAATGCAATCTTCTGTTTTTAGACAAAAAAGATACTATGACACAGGTGCGGCAGTTTGAACTGAATGCCGGAACTATTGATAGAAAGGAATACGATGCTTTTTATGAATTTCTCAAGCGGATTGCCGAGTCTGATCGAAGAAAAATTGTAATTACCACCAAATAATAACGATACTAAAACACGAAACTAATGAAAAAGCAGTTCTTAATCGTGATGTTTTTCATTGCCAGTCTGCCTGCAATGAGAGCACAAAACAATGACCTGGCATCTCTTAACGAGGCGCTGACACAAAAACAATACCCTGGTGATCCTGCCGCTGAAGCCGCAATCCTGAGTGATGTAGGAAGGTCTTTTTTCGAAAGCGGCGACGAAGGTTTTTCTCTCTATTTTGAGCGTAAAACCAGAGTCAAGATTTACAAAAAAGCAGGTTTAAAATGGGGTGAGATTGAAATTCCATTCTATTTTGCCAATGAAGGAATTGAAAGAATTTATGATATTATCGGCGCAACTTACAATCTGGAGGACGGTATTGTAAAATCGACGCCATTGGCAATCGATAAAAAGCTGGAAGAGAAAGTTGATAAGAATTGGCGGATAATGAAATTTGCCATGCCCAATGTAAAAGTGAGCTCCGTTATAGATGTATCCTACAAAATCAGCAGTCCATACCTGTTTAACCTGCGTAGCTGGGATTTTCAATACAAAATCCCCATCAAATATAGCGAGTACCGTACCTGTATGAATCCATTCTACGAATACATTTATATTCTGCAAGGTACAAATCAGTTAAGTGGATTCAATTCATTTGTTGATCCTGGAATGAGCCGACACTTTGGAGGTATCGAATACCATGACATGATATACGAATTTATCATGAAAGATGTTCCGGCATTCAGAGATGAAACATTTATCTCCTCAGCTAATGACTATATGATCAAACTGAACTTTCAGCTTTCAAAGATACATTATCCAACCGGAGGTGAACGTAAAATCATGTCGACTTGGGAAAATCTCGTTAAAGAGATGCTTGGTTCCGACGGCTATGCCGGTTATTTATCAGATGCAGAGAAGAAAGCCAAAGCGATAGTAGATACTATGAAATTCAGGTCAACCGATCCACTTGAAAAGGCGAAAGCCATTGAACGTTATATAAAAGACAACTTCAGTTGGAACGGAGATGTAACGAAATTCCCTGATAGCAGCCTAAAAGAACTTCTTAAAACAAAACGGGGAAATAGTGCCCAAATCAATCTGTTTCTTATCGGGATGTTGAAGGCCGCGGGCATTGAGACTTCACCGGTACTGCTTAGTACACGTGGGCATGGAAAGATATTCTCTGACTATCCCTTCCTGCATTTCTTTAATTATGTGATTGCAATGGCGAAAGTAGGAGAAGATCTTATTCCGTTGGATGCCACCGACCCATTGAGTAATTTCATGGAAATACCTCCTGTCTGTTTCAACGATAAGGGACTGTTACTTAAGAAAGAAAACGCGCAATGGATTACAATTAATAATCCCGGCTTGTCAAACTCAACCTATGTTCTGGACCTTCAACCTGACCCGATAAAAGAAAATGTATCAGGAAAAATAAAGATTGAGACTACTGGTTATGATGCTCTGAAACTCCGCGAACAATATCAGTCAAACTTTAAGCAATTTAAGAGCGATATCTTACCTTCAACCCTTACGCTAGCAGACTCTATTAAGACTAATAATCTGTCTCAATATGAAAAATCTTTTGAAGTTAATTTCGGAGCCAATACTCCTTTGGAGAAAGTGGAAGACAAACTGATTATTTCACCATTCTGCAATCTTTCTATCACAGAAAATCCGTTGAAAGGAGTTAGCCGTAGTTACCCGATTGACATGAACTATAAAAAAGAGAAGAAATATATCGCTACTATCCAAATTCCCAAAGGCTACAAAGTATTCTCAAAACCGGAAGATCTGAAATTGTCAAACAATCTGGGTGCTATCTCATTTACAACTGAAATTATTGACAATCAGACTGTCAAAATCATTGGTAGTTATAAGTTTAACAACGACGTGATTAATGCCGATCAATACTATGAATTGAAAGGATTCTTCAATAAAATCGTGGATAAATTCAACGAAAAAGTAATCTGCATAAAAGGATAACTGTCTCTCAATAAAAAGCGCCGAAATTGTGACGATTCCGGCGGTTTTTATTTTAAATCAACACCTTCAGCACCCTGCCTATCTTTATAAACGCTTCCACTGCTTTCTGTAAATGTTCATGTGTATGTGCTGCCGAGACCTGCACACGAATCCTGGCCTTACCTTCCGGTACAACAGGATAGAAAAATCCTATCACGTAGATGCCTTCATCAAGCAGCTTCTGGGCAAATCGTTGAGCCAGCACTGCATCGTATAGCATAATTGCACAAATAGATGATTCCGTCGGTTTAATATCGAAGCCCGCGTGAATCATCTTTTCCACAAAGAAGTCTGTATTGTGGTGCAACCGTTCTACCCATTCGTCAGACTCTTCGAGCAGATCAAACACCCGCAACGCCGCGCTGACTACTGCTGGTGGTAACGAGTTCGAAAAGAGATACGGACGTGAGCGTTGGCGCAGCAAGTCGATAAATTCCTTACGTCCGGTCGTAAATCCACCAATCGCTCCACCAAAAGCTTTTCCCAGAGTCCCCGTGATAATATCGACCTGACCGCGAATATTAAACAATTCTGTAACTCCCCTGCCCTTTTTACCAACCACTCCGGCAGAATGACATTCATCCACCATCACCAGAGCATCGTATTTTTCGGCTAAGGCCACAATCTTATCCACCGGAGCCACATTTCCATCCATCGAAAAAACACCGTCCGTGGCGATGATGCGGAAACGTTCATTCTGAGCCAACTGCAATTGTTTCTCTAAATCAGCCATATCGGCATTGGCATATCGATACCGCTTGGCTCGCGAAAGCCTTACTCCATCAATGATTGAAGCATGATTCAATGAATCGGAGATAATGGCATCCTCCTCTGTGAAGAGTGGCTCAAAAATGCCTCCGTTCGCATCAAAACAGGCCGCATAGAGAATAGTATCTTCTGTGCCAAAGAAATCGGCAATGCGCTGTTCCAGCAATTTATGAATATCCTGCGTTCCGCAAATAAAGCGTACCGAAGACATCCCGTATCCCCGGTTATCCAGACCAGCCTTAGCAGCTTCAATCAGGTCGGGATGGTTTGACATACCCAGGTAATTATTGGCACAAAAGTTTATCACCTCGCGTCCGTCATTGAGCTTAATCACCGCATCCTGTGGACTGCAAATGATTCGCTCCTGCTTATAGAGACCGCTTTCTTTGATTTTTTGCAGCTCTGCCTGAAGATGCTGTCTGATTTTTCCGTACATGATAATATTTTTAAGGAGTTAAGTCTAATGCGGAATTATTTTTTCGATATATTTACAACAAGTTGAAGTCGGGGAATGTTGTTACGATAGACCTCTCCACTCCTCCTAAAAGAGGGGAAACCTGGAGCGAAAATAGTAAAAGACAACTATTATGAATAAAATTCTTATCACCGGAGCGTTGGGACAAATCGGGTCGGAACTTTCACACGCATTCAATGAGCGTTACGGGAATGAAAACGTCATTGTTTCTGATGTGAATCCCGATTTGAATGGTATTTATCCGGAAAATATATTTGTGCAGACAGATGTTACGGACATTGATGCCCTTGATAATCTCATTCAACAACATCAGATTGACACCGTAATACACCTTGCCGCAATCTTATCTGCCAAAGGAGAACAAAATCCGGAACTGGCCTGGCACATCAATGTGAACGGCTTGCTCAATGTGATAAAACTCGGCATCAAATACAATCTCGACCGGTTGATGGTTCCCAGTTCGATTGCAGTATTCGGTCCGCAATCCACGCTTTACAACGCCCCGCAAGAAACAATATTGAAGCCCAATACAATGTACGGCATTTCGAAAGTGATTGGTGAAATGCTCGGGAGTTATTATTACCGGAAAAACGGACTGGATTTTCGCGGTATCCGCTATCCCGGCATCATCAGTTACAAAACACCGCCGGGCGGAGGAACAACGGATTATGCCGTCGAGATTTTCTACGAAGCGCTCAAAACCGGACATTACACCTGTTTCCTGAGCAGCGAAGCTTGCCTGCCAATGATGTATATGCCCGACTGTGTAAGGGCGACCATCGAACTGCTGGAAGCAGATGCTGAATTTCTCAAACATCACGGTGACTACAATGTCGGAGCCATGAGCTTTACCCCTGAAGATTTGGCCAATGAAATCCGCAAATACATTCCTAACTTTACCATTGACTACAAACCTGATTTCCGGCGCGAAATCGCCAAATACTGGCCGGCATCCATTGACGATTCTGCCGCTTGTGCCGATTGGGGATGGCTGCCCCGATATAATTTGGAAATGATGGTCAAAGATATGCTCGTGCATGTGGCCGAGAAACTGAATATTCCATTTTCACTTAAACAATAAAAACAAATCAATATGGCTTACCGCATCGTATTTACCATGCTTATGTTCATCGTGTTATTCAATGGAATAACCGACTGGTATTTCTACAAAAGAGTGCTGCAACGATTCAATGCTCCTCAATGGCTGAAGAAGACACATATCTGCATCAGTCTCTTTTTTGTAGCCTATGTTATCTTCCTTATTTACAAGTTTATCAATCCTTATACCGACCCAACCTCCACCGTTTATGTTTGGGGAACATACACTTTTCTGCTTTTTTATTTACCCAAACTGGCTTTCCTGTTGCTCTCCTGGCCAGAGCTTATCTGGAAAAAGACAAAAGGTTTTTCAATCGCAGGAGGAGTGCTCGGGCTGACCATTGCAGGATGTATGCTTTGGGGGTCATTGGTCGGACGTTTTCAGTTTCAGGAAAATAAGGTCAATATTCCATCAGAAAGACTTCCAAAGGCTTTCGACGGATATACGGTGGTACAGTTCTCTGATACTCACCTTGGCAACTTCGGACACGACAATTCCATCATTCAGGAGATGGTGGACCGGATTAACGCGACACATCCTGACCTCATCGTCTTTACCGGTGACCTGGTAAATACCAAATCGGGAGAAATTGACCGCTTCTATCCTATTCTGACAAAGCTCAAAGCCAGGGACGGAGTCTATTCCATCATGGGTAATCACGATTACGGCGATTATGTCTATTGGAGAAAACCTTATGAGCATCAGGAAAACCTTGACAATTTGCATAAGAAACAGGCGAGTCTGGGGTGGAAAATGCTTAACAATCGCTCTGTTTATCTGCACCGTGGCAATGACAGTATCGCTCTGATTGGCGTTGAGAACTGG
Coding sequences:
- the lepA gene encoding translation elongation factor 4, with amino-acid sequence MKNIRNFCIIAHIDHGKSTLADRLLEFTKTVEGKDLQAQVLDNMDLERERGITIKSHAIQMEYVYQGEKYILNLIDTPGHVDFSYEVSRSIAACEGALLIVDATQGIQAQTIANLYMAIEHDLEIIPIANKVDLESAMPEEVEDQIIELLGCKREEIIRASGKTGIGVEDILAAIVNRVPAPKGDPEAPLQCLIFDSVFNSFRGIIAYFKIVNGTIRKGDKVKFFSTGKEYEADEIGVLKLNMAPREELGTGDVGYLITGIKTSKEVRVGDTITHIANPCKSGIAGFEEVKPMVFAGIYPIEAEDFEDLRASLEKLQLNDASLTFQPESSLALGFGFRCGFLGLLHMEIIQERLDREFDMDVITTVPNVSYRVYDKQGIMSEVHNPSGLPDPTHIESIEEPYIRATVITTTNFIGPIMSLCLGKRGELLKQEYISGDRVEIIYDMPLGEIVIDFYDKLKSISKGYASFDYHIHDFRPSKLVKLDILLNGESVDALSTLTHVDNAYGLGRRMCEKLKELIPRQQFDIAIQAAIGAKIIARETIKAVRKDVTAKCYGGDISRKRKLLEKQKKGKKRMKQIGSVEVPQKAFLAVLKLD
- a CDS encoding transglutaminase domain-containing protein; amino-acid sequence: MKKQFLIVMFFIASLPAMRAQNNDLASLNEALTQKQYPGDPAAEAAILSDVGRSFFESGDEGFSLYFERKTRVKIYKKAGLKWGEIEIPFYFANEGIERIYDIIGATYNLEDGIVKSTPLAIDKKLEEKVDKNWRIMKFAMPNVKVSSVIDVSYKISSPYLFNLRSWDFQYKIPIKYSEYRTCMNPFYEYIYILQGTNQLSGFNSFVDPGMSRHFGGIEYHDMIYEFIMKDVPAFRDETFISSANDYMIKLNFQLSKIHYPTGGERKIMSTWENLVKEMLGSDGYAGYLSDAEKKAKAIVDTMKFRSTDPLEKAKAIERYIKDNFSWNGDVTKFPDSSLKELLKTKRGNSAQINLFLIGMLKAAGIETSPVLLSTRGHGKIFSDYPFLHFFNYVIAMAKVGEDLIPLDATDPLSNFMEIPPVCFNDKGLLLKKENAQWITINNPGLSNSTYVLDLQPDPIKENVSGKIKIETTGYDALKLREQYQSNFKQFKSDILPSTLTLADSIKTNNLSQYEKSFEVNFGANTPLEKVEDKLIISPFCNLSITENPLKGVSRSYPIDMNYKKEKKYIATIQIPKGYKVFSKPEDLKLSNNLGAISFTTEIIDNQTVKIIGSYKFNNDVINADQYYELKGFFNKIVDKFNEKVICIKG
- the araA gene encoding L-arabinose isomerase; protein product: MAFENYEVWFVTGAQLLYGGDAVVKVDAHSNEMVKGLNESGNLPVKVVYKGTANSSAEIAEIMRAANGDTKCIGMITWMHTFSPAKMWIHGLLDYKKPLLHLHTQFDQQIPWGEIDMDYMNLNQSAHGDREFGHITSRLRKPRKVVVGYWKDKSTHDKIGGWMRVCAGWADSQDMLIIRFGDNMNNVAVTDGDKVEAEIRLGYHVDNAPIAKLVPFVEAVTEAEIDALVDVYEKIYDFADDCKKGTEKHVSVRQAAAQEIGLRRFLESKGAKAFTTSFNELEGMSQLMGFASQRLMAEGYGFGAEGDWKSAALSRTMWVMAQGLPGGCSFLEDYVLNFDGENSSILQSHMLEINPEIAGNKPRIEVHFLGIGDAGVCARLIFQAHKGTGVATTIVDMGNRFRMILNEVEVIEPQALPKLPVACALWKPMPNFEIGAGAWILAGGTHHSCFSFSLTTEMMEDFAEIADIELLIIDKDTTIRQFRQDLRNNEVYYMLNKALR
- a CDS encoding DUF3857 domain-containing protein, which translates into the protein MKKKIYQFCTLLLLTISTLYAQDAKVLKMTQYCEIADNKLTETDTITFAIFNRNGEEHCQISIPYSKMEKLSDINGWIDDSRGNRIRNLRSADISDASYRNASSLYQDEFIKTLVLKHNVYPYIVTYTYRTTRKQFLSIADWTPVYNYSMPTDKASLTIKVPRNYDIRFKENGIQSHKIDSLPGQIKHIWTATYTQPILSEKYSIDREELTPYVKVVPRHFIYGVEGELQSWESFGNWYWRLTKGLNDLSAQDKEQVQELTRGITDKKEMIRKIYHFMQDQTRYINISLNIGGLKPYPASYVSTNKYGDCKALSNYMKSLLESVGIPSYLTIIEGDHLPKKVLKDFPSSQFNHVILTVPLDKDTLYLENTSNIHPFDFTGAFIQNREALLIREKGSKLIHIPAFSSKKGENDRTINIHLSKTGNADADLSFRFRGYNFDLFNSLKSDYNQDFQDRQVREYLPLSNYEVISWDLTKADRDSAFITLNTKVNLYKYLKPIGNEFYFSLLPIGTLGFETPQSRTLAVSLPFPISYTDTINFIFPDGYKLKNLPETQTMQSKYGKCNLLFLDKKDTMTQVRQFELNAGTIDRKEYDAFYEFLKRIAESDRRKIVITTK
- a CDS encoding L-ribulose-5-phosphate 4-epimerase; its protein translation is MLAELKEKVFQANLELVKHGLVIFTWGNVSEIDRESGLVVIKPSGVSYDDMKAEHMVVVDLDGKVVEGTLKPSSDTATHLELYKAFPGIKAVVHTHSTYATAWAQAGCDIPNIGTTHADYFAEGIPCTRMMTEAEVTGEYEKETGTVIIERFEGINPVYVPGVLVKNHGPFSWGKDAHDAVHNAVVMEQVAKMAFIAYNVNPQLQMNPHLITKHFYRKHGPGAYYGQK
- a CDS encoding DUF4349 domain-containing protein encodes the protein MKTRQIIFSLGVIALLTGCGNKAADKMSYEAAADSTTVNMSSSAAVENPGDSTHKFIRTANLKFRVNNVAKATTVIEDITARMGGYVASTNLSSNKDNVKTTEISSDSTLETTYYTVTNDMVLRVPNVKLDTTLRQLACLVTYLDYRVIKADDVSLQVLTNKLTQKRAKTAESRLAKSIDTRGKKLGETAAAEETLQNKQEAADNAFVENLSLEDQMKYSTINLSVYQRQGMLNELIPNEKNVEAYQPGFFLKLWEAIKVGWVVISELFLFIVKLWGLILMAGIVYLLYKIYFAKKKESQE